In one window of Pseudobdellovibrionaceae bacterium DNA:
- a CDS encoding BolA/IbaG family iron-sulfur metabolism protein, with product MVKDTILEKIKNQLHPTHIEVVNESYKHKGPPNAESHFHVVVVSNHWEQVSRIGRSRQIHEILREELAGPVHALSLRLYTENEWNERQNEAAPSPQCRGGDGRHQ from the coding sequence GTGGTTAAAGACACCATCTTAGAAAAGATCAAAAATCAGCTGCATCCCACCCATATCGAGGTGGTCAATGAAAGTTACAAACACAAAGGGCCTCCCAACGCCGAATCCCACTTTCATGTGGTTGTGGTGTCAAACCATTGGGAGCAGGTCTCAAGAATCGGCCGCAGCCGGCAGATCCACGAAATCCTAAGAGAAGAGCTCGCCGGTCCGGTGCATGCTCTAAGTCTCAGGTTGTACACAGAAAATGAATGGAATGAGCGACAAAACGAGGCCGCCCCATCGCCCCAGTGCCGTGGGGGAGACGGCCGCCACCAATAA
- a CDS encoding adenosylhomocysteinase yields the protein MDDPKKFEELARWGREEINMAEQEMPGLMALREEFGASQPLKGARITGCLHMTIQTAVLIETLTYLGAKVRWSSCNIFSTQDHAAVAIAAEGIPVFAWKGETEEEYWWCVEQTIEGWGGEGYDLILDDGGDLTTLMHKDKYANMLKQVIGVTEETTTGVHNLERMLKEGKLKIPAINVNDSVTKSKFDNLYGCRESLADGIKRATDVMIAGKVVVVAGYGDVGKGCAHSMRSYGARVLITEIDPICALQAAMEGFEVVTMEEAVTEADIYVTATGNCDIITGEHFKKMKSGAIVCNIGHFDNEIDMDWLNRNTDIREVKPQVDIHSFGDGREVVVLAKGRLVNLGCATGHPSFVMSNSFTNQVMAQMELWQNKDKYTKPLVTVLPKELDEKVASLHLGKLGVRLTKLTTKQADYIGVGQNGPFKPDHYRY from the coding sequence ATGGATGATCCAAAGAAGTTTGAAGAGCTGGCCCGTTGGGGTCGAGAAGAGATCAACATGGCCGAGCAAGAAATGCCAGGGCTCATGGCTCTTCGTGAAGAATTTGGAGCCAGCCAACCTCTAAAAGGCGCTCGAATCACGGGTTGTTTGCACATGACCATTCAAACAGCAGTGCTTATTGAAACCTTGACCTATCTTGGCGCCAAGGTGCGCTGGAGTTCATGCAATATTTTTTCGACTCAAGACCACGCGGCCGTGGCCATTGCAGCAGAGGGAATTCCGGTTTTTGCTTGGAAAGGCGAGACCGAAGAAGAGTACTGGTGGTGCGTGGAGCAGACCATTGAAGGCTGGGGTGGTGAAGGCTACGACCTCATCTTAGATGATGGCGGTGATTTAACCACACTGATGCACAAAGACAAATACGCCAATATGTTAAAGCAAGTTATAGGCGTGACAGAAGAAACCACCACGGGAGTGCACAATCTTGAGCGAATGCTGAAAGAGGGCAAGCTAAAAATCCCGGCGATTAATGTGAATGACTCTGTGACCAAGTCAAAGTTTGATAACCTCTATGGATGTCGTGAGTCTCTAGCTGACGGCATTAAGCGTGCCACTGATGTGATGATTGCCGGTAAGGTGGTTGTTGTGGCCGGTTACGGTGACGTAGGTAAGGGTTGTGCCCATTCTATGCGTTCTTATGGTGCGCGAGTGCTCATTACTGAAATTGACCCCATTTGTGCCCTGCAGGCGGCAATGGAAGGTTTTGAAGTGGTCACCATGGAAGAGGCCGTCACTGAAGCGGATATTTATGTAACGGCCACCGGAAATTGCGACATTATTACGGGCGAGCATTTCAAAAAAATGAAGTCAGGGGCCATCGTTTGTAACATTGGTCACTTCGATAATGAAATCGATATGGACTGGCTCAACCGCAACACTGACATTCGAGAAGTAAAACCGCAAGTGGATATCCACAGTTTCGGCGATGGCCGTGAAGTTGTTGTGCTGGCCAAGGGCCGTCTGGTGAACCTGGGTTGTGCCACGGGACATCCGTCTTTTGTTATGAGTAACTCTTTTACCAATCAGGTTATGGCTCAAATGGAGCTTTGGCAAAACAAAGACAAGTACACAAAACCACTTGTTACAGTGTTGCCTAAAGAGCTTGATGAAAAAGTCGCCTCATTGCATTTAGGCAAACTGGGAGTGAGATTAACTAAACTCACAACCAAGCAAGCCGACTACATTGGCGTGGGGCAAAATGGTCCGTTTAAGCCAGACCACTATCGCTATTAG
- a CDS encoding DUF1538 domain-containing protein, translated as MEQQEIRFGEFVRVMTVQHNEVSFNDLAPKPKVGPDGQIPPAKQEKLQVTAKDIYRILGPYTSIRFVEQAKAVIPLAIYLVAFQIIVLRQGVVDSAIIAGGLVAVMLGLMLFMEGLKLGLMPFGEAMGNSLPVKSPLPVVLFITFLLGVGVTFAEPAIGALKEAGKIVAVDRAPYLYAILNDYSGYLVLLVGGGVGVAAILGTLRFVYDWSLKPLIYASLIPVLAITAYIGLFEPQLATIIGLAWDCGAVTTGPVTVPLVLSLGIGVAASVGRGSSSLSGFGIVTLASLFPILGALILGLFISHTTSVEEIIAMANQASAGATGAVVSEWDKILEAIIGAARAIIPLVLFLLVVLKIVLREKIRNAGIITYGIILAVTGMAVFNVGLMYGLAKLGDQSGSLVPAAFTQIEAVAESPLYWTGAGILISLAFAFFLGFGATMAEPALNALGMTVQNLTNGAFRKSMLMYSVSFGVGLGITVGVSKLVFDYPLFYVLIPGYLILLVVTHFSTEEFVNVGWDSAGVTTGPVTVPLVLSMGLGFGNATKVIEGFGILSMASLFPILSVLIMGLYVKHTAKKRAKEHTEVVAASA; from the coding sequence ATGGAACAGCAAGAAATTCGTTTTGGTGAATTTGTACGTGTGATGACCGTGCAACACAATGAAGTCAGTTTCAACGATTTAGCACCAAAGCCCAAGGTCGGCCCAGACGGCCAAATACCTCCGGCTAAACAAGAAAAATTACAAGTCACAGCTAAGGATATCTATCGGATTCTTGGACCCTACACCAGCATTCGGTTTGTCGAGCAGGCCAAGGCGGTGATCCCGCTTGCCATTTACTTGGTGGCTTTTCAAATCATTGTTCTTAGACAGGGCGTTGTGGACTCGGCAATCATTGCTGGCGGTCTTGTGGCCGTGATGTTGGGTTTGATGTTGTTTATGGAAGGTCTGAAGTTAGGCCTCATGCCCTTTGGCGAGGCCATGGGTAATTCTTTACCCGTAAAATCACCTCTGCCGGTGGTGCTATTCATTACCTTTTTGTTGGGTGTGGGTGTGACCTTTGCTGAACCCGCCATTGGTGCCTTAAAAGAGGCCGGCAAGATTGTGGCTGTGGACCGCGCCCCTTATCTTTATGCCATACTCAATGACTATTCTGGTTATCTTGTCTTACTTGTGGGCGGAGGTGTGGGCGTTGCAGCCATCTTAGGAACTCTAAGATTTGTGTACGATTGGAGTCTAAAACCGCTCATCTACGCAAGCCTTATTCCGGTATTGGCGATCACGGCCTACATTGGTTTGTTCGAACCTCAACTGGCGACAATTATTGGTTTGGCCTGGGATTGTGGAGCTGTGACTACGGGTCCAGTGACCGTGCCATTGGTGTTGTCATTGGGCATTGGTGTGGCGGCGTCTGTAGGGCGAGGGTCTTCGAGCTTATCGGGCTTTGGAATTGTCACATTGGCGTCACTGTTTCCTATTTTAGGGGCGTTAATATTGGGGCTGTTTATTTCGCACACAACCAGTGTGGAAGAGATCATCGCCATGGCCAATCAAGCCAGTGCCGGAGCCACAGGAGCAGTCGTTAGCGAGTGGGATAAAATTTTAGAAGCCATTATTGGTGCAGCTCGAGCCATTATACCTTTGGTGCTGTTTTTACTTGTGGTATTAAAAATTGTATTGCGAGAGAAAATCAGAAACGCTGGAATTATCACCTACGGAATTATTTTGGCTGTAACCGGCATGGCCGTTTTCAATGTGGGATTAATGTATGGCCTTGCCAAGCTCGGAGATCAGTCGGGAAGTTTAGTGCCGGCTGCATTTACGCAAATTGAGGCCGTGGCGGAGTCTCCGTTGTATTGGACAGGTGCAGGGATATTGATCTCATTAGCCTTTGCGTTTTTTCTAGGATTTGGTGCCACCATGGCTGAGCCGGCCTTGAACGCCTTAGGCATGACCGTGCAAAACCTCACAAACGGGGCGTTTAGAAAATCAATGTTAATGTACTCGGTCTCATTTGGTGTGGGGCTTGGGATCACTGTGGGTGTGTCAAAGTTGGTGTTTGATTACCCGCTGTTTTATGTTTTGATCCCGGGGTATTTGATTTTGCTTGTGGTGACGCACTTTTCTACGGAAGAATTTGTAAACGTGGGTTGGGACAGTGCGGGTGTGACCACAGGGCCAGTGACGGTGCCGCTTGTGTTATCAATGGGACTTGGTTTTGGTAACGCGACAAAGGTGATTGAAGGATTTGGGATTTTATCGATGGCGTCGCTTTTTCCGATTTTGTCGGTTTTGATTATGGGATTGTATGTAAAGCACACGGCAAAGAAGCGGGCCAAAGAACACACCGAAGTGGTGGCGGCATCGGCTTAG
- a CDS encoding P-II family nitrogen regulator: MAQRAMTVLTDGTLITCIVEKGQADVIVKAAREAGAQGATVYYARGSGVRERLGILGVAVEVEKEIINIVVSSEQADHVFEKMYLAGQLDTPAKGFIYMTPVEKAATYIPPVVLDNLTKRNENGSKP; this comes from the coding sequence ATGGCTCAAAGAGCGATGACAGTTTTAACAGATGGGACGTTGATAACGTGTATCGTTGAAAAAGGGCAGGCCGACGTCATTGTAAAGGCGGCCAGAGAAGCCGGGGCGCAAGGCGCGACGGTTTATTATGCCCGGGGATCAGGGGTTCGAGAGCGCTTGGGTATTTTGGGTGTGGCCGTGGAAGTGGAAAAAGAAATTATTAATATTGTCGTGTCATCCGAGCAGGCCGATCATGTTTTTGAAAAAATGTATTTAGCGGGTCAATTGGACACGCCGGCCAAGGGCTTTATTTATATGACTCCTGTTGAAAAAGCGGCCACTTACATTCCGCCAGTGGTCTTAGACAATCTCACCAAGCGCAATGAAAATGGGAGTAAGCCATGA
- the fumC gene encoding class II fumarate hydratase, whose product MEFRTERDSMGELKVPADRYWGAQTQRSLQNFKIGGDRFPREMIRALGILKKAAALTNIKLGLLAEDKGQAIVKAADEVIQGELDVHFPLVVWQTGSGTQTNMNTNEVIANRAIEINGGHLGDKSIHPNDDVNKAQSSNDTFPTAMHIAVVEQIHHQLLPQLSRLKEALAKKSSEFSDIVKIGRTHLMDATPLTLGQEFSGFVTQLEHGLVRIKNTLPHLYQLALGGTAVGTGLNTHPEFAEKAAAQIATETKLPFVSAENKFEALAAHDAMVEASGALKTVATSLMKIANDIRMLGSGPRCGIGELILPANEPGSSIMPGKVNPTQSEAMTMVCAQVMGNDVAVTIGGATGHYQLNVFKPMIVFNVLNSIRLLADACSSFTDHCVVGIEANKPRIKEHLQNSLMLVTALNSEIGYDNAAKIAKAAYTNGTTLKEEAVNLGLLTAERFDQIVRPELMTGPNKG is encoded by the coding sequence GTGGAATTTCGCACTGAACGAGACAGCATGGGAGAACTGAAAGTACCTGCCGACCGCTATTGGGGCGCCCAAACCCAACGCTCCTTACAAAACTTTAAAATTGGTGGAGACCGTTTTCCCAGAGAAATGATTCGCGCACTGGGTATCTTAAAAAAAGCCGCCGCTCTAACAAATATAAAACTGGGTTTGCTTGCCGAAGATAAAGGCCAAGCCATAGTCAAAGCCGCCGATGAAGTGATCCAAGGTGAACTGGATGTCCACTTTCCGTTAGTGGTCTGGCAAACCGGAAGTGGCACCCAAACAAATATGAACACCAATGAGGTCATCGCCAATCGAGCCATCGAAATTAACGGCGGCCATTTGGGAGACAAGAGCATTCACCCCAATGATGACGTCAATAAAGCTCAATCATCGAACGACACTTTTCCAACGGCCATGCACATTGCTGTGGTCGAGCAAATTCACCACCAACTGTTACCACAATTAAGCCGACTGAAAGAGGCGCTTGCCAAAAAATCTTCAGAATTCTCTGATATCGTAAAAATTGGACGCACTCACCTCATGGATGCGACCCCTTTGACATTGGGTCAGGAGTTTTCAGGGTTTGTTACTCAATTAGAGCATGGACTTGTCCGCATTAAAAACACTCTCCCCCATCTTTATCAATTGGCCCTTGGCGGAACCGCCGTTGGAACAGGCCTAAACACACATCCTGAATTTGCGGAAAAAGCCGCAGCCCAAATTGCTACCGAAACTAAGCTACCCTTTGTCAGTGCGGAGAACAAATTTGAAGCTTTGGCCGCCCATGATGCCATGGTTGAAGCCAGTGGCGCATTAAAAACAGTGGCCACCAGTCTTATGAAAATTGCCAACGACATCAGAATGTTGGGCAGTGGCCCCCGCTGTGGTATTGGCGAACTCATATTGCCGGCCAATGAGCCCGGCAGTTCTATTATGCCCGGAAAAGTGAACCCCACACAAAGTGAAGCCATGACTATGGTGTGCGCCCAAGTGATGGGCAACGATGTGGCCGTCACCATCGGTGGCGCCACGGGGCACTACCAGTTAAATGTTTTTAAGCCTATGATTGTGTTTAATGTGCTTAACTCCATTCGGCTGCTTGCGGATGCATGCAGTTCGTTTACCGACCACTGTGTGGTGGGTATTGAGGCCAACAAACCCCGCATTAAAGAACACCTGCAAAACTCTTTGATGCTGGTCACGGCACTTAATAGCGAAATTGGGTACGACAATGCCGCAAAAATCGCTAAGGCCGCCTATACAAATGGCACCACCCTTAAAGAAGAAGCCGTGAACTTGGGACTCCTCACAGCTGAGCGGTTTGACCAGATTGTCCGGCCAGAACTTATGACTGGCCCTAACAAGGGGTGA
- a CDS encoding EVE domain-containing protein, with product MAKQYWLMKSEPDVFSIDDLKKQKTSLWDGVRNYQARNFMMKDMKVGDEVLFYHSNATPPGVVGLAEVSEPATPDPTQYDKKSEYFAEKASKEKPIWYCVKVKFKSKFPQMVALEDIKDHAELNDMLVVQRGQRLSIQPVEPQHFETIKKLGGL from the coding sequence ATGGCCAAACAATATTGGTTAATGAAATCTGAACCCGATGTTTTCTCTATTGATGATTTGAAAAAACAAAAAACTTCGCTTTGGGACGGGGTTCGCAATTATCAAGCTCGCAATTTTATGATGAAAGACATGAAAGTGGGCGACGAGGTTTTGTTTTACCATTCCAACGCCACCCCACCTGGCGTGGTAGGTCTTGCCGAGGTCAGCGAACCCGCCACTCCCGACCCCACACAATACGACAAAAAATCTGAATACTTTGCCGAAAAAGCATCTAAAGAAAAACCCATCTGGTATTGTGTGAAGGTGAAATTCAAATCCAAATTTCCGCAGATGGTGGCCCTTGAAGACATCAAAGACCACGCCGAACTCAATGACATGTTGGTAGTTCAAAGAGGCCAGCGGCTGTCGATTCAACCGGTTGAACCACAACACTTTGAAACTATAAAAAAATTAGGTGGCCTCTAA
- the map gene encoding type I methionyl aminopeptidase — MMERVGQIAAQTLVYVGQFVKPGITTNELDLIAYDFTMQKEATPAPLGYRGYPKSICTSVNSCICHGLPGEQVLKEGDIINIDITSIKDGFHGDTSAMFFVGEVSEAAQRICEVAENAMYRGIEEVGPFATTGSIGFAINKYVTKKGYFPVREIGGHGIGRVFHTDPFVPSYGKKGRGDKLRPWTCITVEPMINETDAPIRELSIANSDVKIYETSDGVLSAQYEHTVLVTDQGYAILTERD, encoded by the coding sequence ATGATGGAACGAGTGGGGCAGATTGCTGCACAAACCCTGGTGTATGTGGGTCAGTTTGTGAAACCCGGTATCACCACCAATGAGCTGGATCTAATTGCCTACGACTTCACCATGCAGAAAGAGGCGACTCCCGCGCCACTGGGTTATCGTGGATATCCCAAATCCATTTGCACCTCTGTCAATTCTTGTATTTGCCACGGCTTGCCCGGTGAACAGGTTTTAAAAGAAGGTGACATCATTAACATCGACATCACGTCGATCAAAGACGGTTTTCATGGCGACACCTCAGCCATGTTTTTTGTAGGAGAAGTCTCTGAGGCGGCCCAGCGCATTTGTGAGGTGGCAGAAAATGCCATGTACCGAGGTATTGAAGAAGTGGGGCCCTTTGCCACCACCGGCAGCATTGGTTTTGCCATTAACAAGTATGTGACTAAAAAAGGCTATTTTCCGGTGCGAGAAATTGGTGGTCACGGTATCGGGCGCGTTTTTCACACGGACCCCTTTGTGCCCTCATATGGCAAAAAAGGCCGAGGTGATAAACTTCGCCCCTGGACGTGTATCACGGTCGAGCCCATGATCAACGAGACCGATGCCCCGATACGTGAGTTGTCCATTGCCAACTCTGATGTGAAGATTTACGAGACTTCAGATGGAGTGCTCTCAGCCCAATATGAACACACCGTGCTGGTCACGGATCAGGGCTATGCGATTCTAACCGAACGGGATTGA
- the ettA gene encoding energy-dependent translational throttle protein EttA, whose product MAEEIIYTMKGVSKVYPPNRYVLKDIYLSYFYGAKIGVLGLNGSGKSSLLRIMAGVDEDFLGEAFPARDFKVGYLEQEPKLDPAKTVKENIMDGLGELAESLREFHKISELLCDENITPEEMERLIERQGIAQEKIEAADGWEVDQKLEQAMDALRCPPGEWSVDNLSGGEIRRVALCRLLLSNPDILLLDEPTNHLDAESVAWLEHFLHEFPGTVIAVTHDRYFLDNVAGWILELDRGEGIPFKGNYSSWLEQKDKRLSQEQRADSKRIKTLERELEWVRMSPKGRQAKSKARLSSYEKLLQEPDEARMKELQIYIPPGPRLGDVVVEADQIVKAYGDKLLIDELSFSLPRGGIVGVIGPNGAGKSTLFRMIAGQEQPDAGTFKVGETVKLAYVDQKRAHIDSDKTVWEALSGGDEILTIGNREINSRAYLSRFNFNGSDQQKRVKDLSGGEKNRLYIAKMLLQEANLLLLDEPTNDLDVNTMRALEEALLEFGGSAVIISHDRWFLDRVCTHIMAFEGDSQVTWYPGNYSEYEADLKARLGVDTIIPKRLKYRRMN is encoded by the coding sequence GTGGCTGAAGAAATTATTTATACAATGAAGGGTGTGAGTAAGGTCTACCCTCCCAATCGCTACGTATTGAAAGATATATATCTGTCCTACTTTTATGGTGCAAAAATTGGCGTCCTTGGCTTGAACGGCTCAGGTAAGTCCAGCCTATTGAGAATCATGGCTGGTGTGGACGAGGATTTTTTGGGTGAGGCCTTTCCGGCCCGGGATTTCAAGGTCGGATACTTGGAGCAAGAGCCAAAGCTTGATCCCGCAAAAACGGTTAAAGAAAATATTATGGATGGCCTCGGTGAGCTCGCAGAAAGCCTCCGTGAATTTCATAAGATCAGCGAACTACTCTGTGATGAAAACATCACGCCAGAGGAAATGGAGAGGTTGATCGAGCGGCAAGGAATTGCACAAGAAAAAATTGAAGCCGCTGACGGCTGGGAAGTGGATCAAAAGCTAGAGCAGGCCATGGATGCTTTGCGCTGCCCTCCGGGTGAATGGTCGGTGGATAATCTTTCTGGAGGCGAAATTCGGCGCGTGGCACTGTGTAGGCTGCTTCTATCAAACCCCGATATTTTATTACTCGATGAACCCACGAACCATTTGGATGCAGAGTCGGTGGCTTGGCTTGAGCATTTCTTGCATGAGTTTCCGGGTACGGTCATTGCGGTCACTCACGATCGGTACTTTTTGGACAATGTGGCCGGATGGATTCTCGAATTGGATCGCGGCGAAGGGATTCCGTTTAAAGGGAATTATTCATCTTGGCTTGAACAAAAAGACAAGCGGCTTTCGCAAGAGCAACGAGCCGACAGCAAGCGCATTAAAACTTTAGAGCGCGAATTGGAGTGGGTGAGAATGAGCCCCAAAGGGCGGCAGGCCAAGTCGAAAGCTAGGCTTTCTTCCTATGAAAAGCTTTTGCAAGAGCCCGATGAAGCGCGAATGAAGGAGCTGCAAATTTACATTCCGCCAGGCCCTCGTCTTGGGGATGTAGTGGTCGAGGCGGATCAGATCGTCAAGGCCTACGGAGATAAGCTTCTTATTGATGAATTGTCGTTTTCTCTCCCGCGTGGGGGCATTGTGGGCGTGATTGGTCCCAACGGGGCCGGTAAATCCACCTTGTTTCGGATGATTGCCGGCCAAGAACAGCCCGATGCCGGTACATTTAAGGTGGGTGAAACCGTAAAGCTGGCCTATGTGGATCAAAAGCGGGCTCACATCGACAGTGACAAAACGGTGTGGGAGGCCTTGTCGGGTGGTGATGAAATTTTGACCATTGGCAATCGCGAAATCAATTCGCGGGCCTACTTGTCGCGGTTTAACTTTAACGGAAGTGATCAGCAAAAGCGGGTGAAGGATCTATCAGGTGGTGAGAAAAACCGTTTGTATATAGCGAAAATGCTTCTGCAAGAAGCCAACCTGTTACTTCTGGATGAGCCCACCAATGATCTTGATGTGAACACCATGCGGGCCCTTGAAGAGGCTTTGCTCGAGTTTGGTGGAAGTGCCGTGATCATCAGTCACGACCGGTGGTTTTTAGATCGTGTCTGTACCCACATTATGGCCTTTGAAGGGGATAGCCAGGTGACCTGGTACCCAGGTAACTATTCTGAATATGAAGCCGATTTAAAAGCGCGACTTGGGGTAGATACAATTATTCCTAAGCGGCTGAAGTACCGGCGCATGAACTAG
- a CDS encoding tRNA-dihydrouridine synthase — protein sequence MKVFLAPMEGVVDYATRCIYSKLGGYDQFVTEFVRVSQNPVPASVFLKYCPELRTGGHTLEGIPVFVQLLGSDLENLATSAMTAVDLGAPGIDLNFGCPAKTVNRHDGGATLLRSPERLFSVVSIVRKAVPAHIPVTAKVRLGFDHKDFVKDIAQAAQAGGAFHLTVHARTKVEGYKPPAHWEYIGSMREAVTIPVIANGDIWSVSDYQKCREISGCENIALGRPAIACPDLAHQIKAWVAGKSDDYCSQTWSEVLNQLFLPFIQLSQDYLGDRYALNRGKQWLKLLGRQYKEAQILFEQARTAQTLDQFRHEIEPPSQTQATGNTENVRQSTAWLSADRKPHGWHHGDSATGETFLNP from the coding sequence ATGAAGGTGTTTTTAGCGCCCATGGAGGGTGTGGTCGACTATGCCACACGCTGTATTTACTCAAAGCTCGGTGGTTACGACCAGTTTGTTACCGAGTTTGTGAGAGTCAGCCAAAACCCTGTACCGGCTTCGGTTTTTTTAAAATACTGCCCCGAACTTAGAACCGGGGGGCACACCCTTGAGGGCATTCCCGTTTTTGTGCAACTCCTCGGAAGTGATTTAGAAAACCTCGCTACCAGTGCGATGACAGCTGTGGATTTGGGCGCCCCAGGGATCGATTTGAATTTTGGATGTCCCGCTAAAACAGTCAATCGTCACGATGGTGGCGCCACTTTGCTGAGGTCGCCGGAGCGTCTTTTTTCTGTGGTGAGTATTGTTCGCAAAGCCGTGCCCGCTCACATTCCGGTCACAGCAAAAGTCCGACTTGGGTTTGATCACAAAGATTTTGTCAAAGACATTGCGCAAGCCGCTCAAGCAGGAGGGGCTTTTCATCTAACGGTACACGCTCGAACAAAAGTAGAGGGCTACAAACCGCCAGCCCACTGGGAATATATCGGATCTATGCGTGAGGCCGTCACTATTCCAGTGATTGCCAATGGCGATATTTGGTCGGTATCGGATTACCAAAAGTGTCGCGAGATTTCGGGGTGCGAGAACATTGCCCTTGGCCGACCCGCCATCGCCTGCCCGGATCTAGCTCATCAAATTAAAGCTTGGGTGGCAGGAAAATCCGATGATTACTGCAGCCAGACGTGGAGCGAGGTACTGAACCAACTCTTTTTGCCATTCATTCAACTCAGCCAAGACTACCTTGGTGACCGCTATGCTTTAAATCGTGGAAAACAATGGTTGAAACTACTAGGACGACAATACAAAGAAGCACAAATTTTATTTGAACAAGCCCGTACCGCTCAAACACTGGACCAGTTTAGACATGAAATAGAGCCACCTTCTCAGACTCAAGCGACAGGGAACACTGAAAATGTTCGGCAATCCACCGCATGGTTGTCGGCTGATAGAAAACCACATGGGTGGCATCATGGTGATAGTGCCACCGGGGAAACCTTTCTAAATCCATAA
- the orn gene encoding oligoribonuclease, with protein MEKILWIDMEMTGLNVEKEVPIEIAAVITDINLEPIDTYHTVIRQPQEYLDAMDDWNKDHHGKSGLTERVPFGKKPEVVEQELIALVNRHFPENGDPPVLAGNSIAQDRAFLNRYMPKFAEGLHYRMLDVTAWKLVFNNFFEIKYEKGDAAHRAIEDIQQSINELKFYLDHITLKRPKTTTNSDSGLA; from the coding sequence ATGGAAAAAATTCTGTGGATCGACATGGAAATGACTGGCCTCAATGTGGAAAAAGAAGTCCCCATCGAAATTGCCGCTGTTATCACCGATATCAATCTTGAACCCATCGACACCTACCATACCGTGATCAGGCAGCCCCAAGAATACCTTGATGCCATGGATGATTGGAACAAAGACCATCACGGAAAGTCGGGTCTCACTGAGCGCGTGCCCTTTGGTAAAAAACCTGAAGTGGTGGAACAGGAGCTGATCGCATTAGTGAATCGGCATTTTCCTGAAAACGGTGACCCACCTGTGCTGGCTGGAAACTCCATTGCTCAGGACCGGGCTTTTCTTAATAGATACATGCCCAAGTTCGCCGAAGGCCTGCACTACCGAATGCTCGATGTGACAGCATGGAAATTGGTGTTTAACAATTTTTTTGAAATCAAATACGAAAAAGGTGATGCCGCTCATCGTGCCATTGAAGATATTCAACAAAGCATCAATGAGCTGAAGTTTTACCTTGATCACATCACCCTAAAGCGGCCAAAGACCACCACTAATAGCGATAGTGGTCTGGCTTAA
- a CDS encoding TIGR00730 family Rossman fold protein: MAPMYFSEAERLAESLARGQHELVYGGSKLGLMGHLADKTLEYGGRVTGVIPEYLDSRPGMAHAGLTEKIIVNNLMDRKREMIARADVIVAFPGGIGTMDEVFEAMALKQLNEINHPVIFLNFLDFWRPLLDYFEELTAQNMINQPLDQLFQVLDDSAKVVDYLDKWQL; the protein is encoded by the coding sequence TTGGCTCCCATGTACTTTTCTGAGGCCGAGCGCCTGGCTGAGAGCCTGGCCCGAGGCCAACATGAACTGGTTTACGGTGGTTCTAAACTGGGGTTGATGGGGCACCTGGCGGATAAAACTCTCGAATACGGTGGTCGCGTCACTGGCGTCATCCCCGAATACCTTGACTCCCGACCGGGAATGGCCCACGCCGGTCTTACAGAAAAAATTATTGTGAATAACCTCATGGATAGAAAACGCGAAATGATCGCCCGAGCCGATGTGATTGTGGCTTTTCCTGGCGGCATCGGCACCATGGATGAAGTGTTTGAAGCTATGGCCCTTAAGCAATTGAATGAAATCAACCATCCTGTGATTTTTTTAAACTTCCTGGACTTTTGGCGACCCCTTCTAGATTACTTTGAAGAACTCACCGCACAAAACATGATCAATCAACCCCTCGACCAACTATTTCAAGTCTTGGATGATAGTGCGAAAGTGGTAGACTATTTAGACAAATGGCAACTGTAG